The following coding sequences are from one Shewanella eurypsychrophilus window:
- a CDS encoding phosphatase: MKYLVDTHAHTIASTHAYSTVHDYIAVAKEKGLRLFAITDHGPDMADAPHFWHFVNLRVLPRIIDGVGILRGIEANIKNTAGEIDYFGDYLQELDIVLAGFHEPVFPPSDKQTHTQALINTIESGNVDIITHPGNPAYPIDIKAVAVAAASAHVALEINNSSFKMSRKGSEANCVAIAKAVRDAGGLLVMGSDSHVAFSLGEFSQALEIIEEAEFPADRLLNRSPEALLSFLTKRGHKTLEDFSELI; encoded by the coding sequence ATGAAATACCTTGTAGACACTCATGCCCACACCATCGCCTCTACTCATGCTTATAGTACGGTTCATGATTACATTGCAGTGGCGAAAGAGAAAGGCTTGCGGTTATTTGCGATAACCGATCATGGCCCAGATATGGCCGATGCCCCTCATTTCTGGCATTTTGTCAATTTGAGAGTGCTGCCTAGAATTATAGATGGCGTTGGTATTTTAAGAGGCATCGAGGCGAATATTAAAAATACTGCGGGAGAAATTGACTACTTTGGCGATTACCTGCAAGAGTTAGACATAGTGTTGGCCGGTTTTCACGAACCCGTTTTCCCCCCTTCAGATAAACAGACCCACACTCAGGCACTGATCAACACCATAGAGAGTGGTAATGTGGATATCATTACTCACCCGGGAAATCCTGCTTACCCTATCGATATCAAGGCTGTGGCAGTCGCTGCCGCCAGTGCTCATGTGGCACTCGAAATCAATAACTCCTCGTTTAAGATGTCCCGCAAAGGCAGTGAGGCTAACTGTGTCGCAATCGCAAAAGCCGTTCGAGATGCAGGGGGCTTGTTAGTGATGGGCTCAGATTCTCATGTCGCCTTCAGTTTAGGCGAGTTCTCACAAGCGCTGGAGATCATAGAAGAAGCGGAATTTCCCGCTGATAGACTATTAAATCGAAGCCCAGAGGCTTTGCTCTCATTTCTGACGAAGAGAGGGCATAAGACCCTGGAAGATTTTTCTGAGTTAATTTAA
- a CDS encoding capsule assembly Wzi family protein, producing MKLKILSGLLLLSCASAQAAWWVEPNDLSLRADIQLLADTGIILQPVTTYPLMWAGLKQDMDKAEVEQLSSMQASAFDRVMSAYNKDHQSFNAEVKLAAATDSARFLGFGHDYRDKAETTVNAEVTKEWFSGRLAASYHYDPIDGNSARLDNSFAAVMLGNWIVSAGAQQKYWGPGWDTGLIQTTNARPMPGITLSRNNSQAFETPWLSWAGPWTFTTSFSQMESDRYVPETKHWGARGTLRPISKLEVGFSWTMQWGGEGYGNSLGDWWDGLFNGGGVEGELENGQENMLAGYDFRWSDTAFGIPYGIYYERTHEDYHNGKNKLINASNMGGVDFVLSNINTRIFIEYADTAASCGIDSKVYNCMYEHGFYKDGYRYYGKSLGSTYDNDSRTLVVGGITQLGGGQNITNKLRLLKLNIDGTDTSNPEGGNPVSPGEYERVVQLDTSYHRPFYQGTLKVGGTLGYSEYMTSGGDDWDTSVYAAWERSF from the coding sequence ATGAAACTCAAAATATTATCAGGATTATTACTTCTTTCATGTGCATCAGCACAAGCCGCTTGGTGGGTAGAGCCTAACGACCTATCACTCAGAGCCGACATTCAACTGCTCGCAGACACGGGTATTATTCTCCAGCCCGTCACCACCTATCCCTTGATGTGGGCTGGGTTGAAGCAAGATATGGATAAAGCTGAAGTTGAGCAGCTATCGTCAATGCAAGCGAGTGCGTTCGATAGAGTCATGTCTGCCTACAACAAAGATCATCAAAGCTTTAATGCTGAAGTTAAACTGGCAGCAGCAACAGATAGTGCTCGTTTTCTAGGATTTGGTCATGATTACCGTGACAAAGCCGAAACCACAGTCAATGCTGAAGTGACCAAAGAATGGTTCAGTGGCCGACTTGCTGCCAGTTATCATTATGATCCTATTGATGGCAACAGCGCACGCTTAGATAATAGTTTTGCAGCGGTCATGTTAGGCAACTGGATTGTGAGTGCTGGCGCCCAACAAAAATATTGGGGACCAGGCTGGGACACAGGCTTAATTCAGACCACAAACGCTAGGCCTATGCCTGGGATAACCCTTAGTCGTAATAATAGCCAAGCATTCGAAACCCCTTGGTTAAGCTGGGCCGGTCCTTGGACCTTCACCACCAGCTTTAGCCAGATGGAAAGTGACCGTTATGTACCAGAGACCAAGCATTGGGGCGCTCGTGGCACATTAAGACCCATCTCAAAGTTAGAGGTCGGCTTCTCTTGGACCATGCAATGGGGCGGAGAAGGTTATGGCAACAGCTTAGGCGACTGGTGGGATGGACTGTTTAATGGTGGTGGAGTCGAAGGTGAACTCGAAAATGGTCAAGAAAATATGCTGGCAGGCTATGATTTTCGCTGGTCAGACACTGCGTTTGGTATCCCCTACGGCATCTATTACGAACGCACCCATGAAGATTACCATAACGGTAAGAACAAGCTGATCAACGCATCGAACATGGGCGGAGTCGATTTTGTATTAAGCAATATCAATACTCGCATCTTCATCGAATATGCCGACACTGCAGCTTCTTGTGGTATTGATTCCAAAGTCTACAACTGCATGTATGAACACGGTTTTTATAAAGATGGCTATCGCTACTATGGTAAGAGTTTAGGCAGCACCTATGATAATGACTCGCGAACCTTGGTGGTTGGTGGGATCACCCAGCTTGGTGGCGGTCAAAACATCACCAACAAACTGAGGTTGTTAAAACTCAATATCGATGGCACTGATACATCTAACCCCGAAGGTGGCAATCCGGTATCACCGGGTGAATATGAACGTGTGGTTCAGCTCGATACCAGCTATCACAGACCGTTTTATCAAGGCACGCTAAAAGTCGGTGGCACCTTAGGTTATAGCGAATATATGACCAGTGGCGGTGATGACTGGGATACGAGTGTTTATGCTGCCTGGGAAAGAAGCTTTTAA
- a CDS encoding tryptophan halogenase family protein, with protein MDANKNKKKQKVVIAGGGSAGWMTAAALSKLLGKNLDICLIESEEIGRIGVGEATIPPIRVFNQLLGIDEQVFMRAVQGTFKLGIEFTNWGALDDNYIHSFGTTGKECWAGEFQHFWIAGKQKGIAAEFGDYCTELQAAKQGKFLGSKDSSLNYAYHMDAGLYAKYLSDFSAKQGVTHIEGIIDDVIINPTNGFIEAVRLENGQIIEGDLFIDCTGFKARLIEGALNTGFESYSHLLPCDAAVAVQTEKSGEPRPYTQSMARDFGWQWRIPLQHRVGNGLVYCSRFTSDEDAIASLMDNLESPAITEPRVFKYNTGRRLKGWSKNCVAIGLSSGFVEPVESTALHLIMSSILRLMKLFPQGEISQANINEYNKQTKEEMERIRDFIILHYKATNRDDTPFWRYCHNMEIPETLAHRIALFEDTACVCITETELFRIDSWTQVMLGQGIMPKGYHQIVDNMSDDELKRFLTGLKQMVDKKVAQFPTHQQFIDQYCKSMPIS; from the coding sequence ATGGACGCCAACAAAAATAAAAAAAAGCAGAAAGTTGTCATTGCAGGAGGGGGCTCAGCAGGTTGGATGACAGCTGCCGCCCTGTCAAAGCTTCTAGGTAAAAATCTCGATATCTGCCTGATTGAGTCTGAAGAGATTGGGCGTATAGGGGTTGGTGAAGCAACCATTCCTCCAATACGAGTATTTAATCAGTTGCTTGGCATCGATGAGCAAGTGTTTATGCGCGCAGTCCAGGGCACATTCAAACTGGGTATCGAGTTCACCAACTGGGGAGCACTGGACGATAACTACATCCACTCTTTTGGTACCACGGGCAAGGAATGCTGGGCTGGCGAATTTCAACACTTCTGGATTGCAGGTAAGCAAAAGGGCATTGCTGCCGAGTTTGGTGACTATTGCACTGAGCTGCAAGCCGCCAAGCAGGGCAAGTTCTTGGGTTCTAAAGACTCATCACTCAATTACGCTTACCATATGGATGCAGGCCTGTATGCAAAATACCTGTCTGACTTTTCAGCTAAACAGGGAGTCACCCATATTGAGGGCATTATAGATGATGTGATCATCAACCCAACAAATGGTTTTATTGAAGCGGTAAGGCTTGAAAATGGCCAGATCATCGAGGGTGATCTGTTTATCGACTGCACCGGCTTTAAAGCCAGACTGATTGAAGGCGCACTCAATACTGGTTTTGAAAGTTACAGCCATTTACTCCCTTGTGATGCAGCCGTGGCAGTGCAAACTGAAAAATCAGGCGAGCCCAGGCCCTATACTCAATCAATGGCCAGAGACTTTGGTTGGCAATGGCGTATTCCACTGCAACATAGGGTCGGGAATGGCTTGGTCTACTGCAGCCGATTCACATCCGATGAAGATGCCATCGCCAGTCTGATGGATAATCTAGAGTCTCCCGCCATCACTGAACCCAGAGTATTCAAATATAATACCGGCCGGCGTTTAAAAGGCTGGAGCAAAAACTGCGTCGCGATTGGGCTCTCTAGCGGTTTTGTCGAACCTGTTGAGTCGACGGCTCTGCACCTGATCATGTCATCAATACTTCGTCTGATGAAACTGTTTCCCCAAGGCGAGATAAGCCAAGCCAATATCAACGAATATAATAAGCAGACAAAAGAGGAGATGGAGCGCATTCGAGACTTCATCATTCTTCACTACAAGGCCACTAACAGAGACGATACCCCATTTTGGCGTTACTGCCACAATATGGAAATACCAGAAACGTTAGCCCATCGCATTGCATTATTTGAAGACACTGCATGTGTCTGTATCACAGAGACAGAGCTGTTTAGAATCGACTCCTGGACTCAAGTCATGTTAGGGCAAGGTATTATGCCAAAGGGCTATCATCAAATTGTTGATAACATGAGTGATGATGAACTCAAACGATTCCTAACAGGCCTCAAGCAGATGGTGGATAAAAAAGTGGCCCAATTCCCCACTCACCAACAATTTATCGATCAATACTGTAAATCTATGCCCATCTCTTGA
- a CDS encoding sigma-54-dependent transcriptional regulator produces MEISHSFTVLLVEDSMSLGALYTEYLRTEGGKVTHVNHGVDALSELAQWQPDLLVLDIKLPDMSGMDILQKAQSQYPDTTVIMITAHGTIDLAVESMKSGAFDFIIKPFDAKRLSITVRNALKQRQLVNLVSNYEKSLPKENYMGFIGESLAMQTVYKTIDCVASSKASAFIVGESGTGKEVCAHAIHHAGQRRDKPFIALNCASIPKDLIESEIFGHTKGAFTGAIANRDGAATRANGGTLFLDEVCEMDLELQSKFLRFIQTGIFQRVGGTKEEKVDVRFISATNRLPWEEVKAGRFREDLFYRLHVIPIELPALRVRGKDVLLLAQKFLKEYNAEEGKQFKSFSSDVKKVFQDYHWPGNVRQLQNVIRQIVVLNAATVVEMSMLPSQLQGEKGPSAKLVSPINRVPDSNIAAQANRYQSPEHTSNVNVGNYDGFASLVEGSQISNQSHKALAGQSGEDIIPLWLSEKHTIEAAIEHCNGNVPKAATMLDISASTIYRKRQGWDDLQDAASEN; encoded by the coding sequence ATGGAAATTAGTCACTCATTTACCGTTTTACTTGTCGAAGATAGCATGTCTTTAGGGGCATTATACACAGAGTACTTGCGCACAGAAGGTGGTAAGGTCACCCATGTTAATCATGGAGTGGATGCACTCAGCGAGCTTGCACAGTGGCAACCGGATCTTCTGGTCTTGGATATTAAACTCCCAGACATGTCAGGCATGGATATTTTACAAAAAGCCCAGTCTCAATATCCTGATACGACAGTGATCATGATCACCGCCCATGGCACAATCGATCTTGCCGTTGAATCGATGAAGTCTGGTGCTTTCGACTTCATTATCAAACCTTTCGATGCAAAGCGCCTCTCTATAACAGTACGAAATGCGCTGAAGCAACGCCAACTTGTCAATCTCGTGTCCAACTATGAGAAAAGTCTACCTAAAGAAAACTACATGGGATTCATTGGTGAGTCTCTCGCGATGCAAACGGTCTACAAGACCATTGACTGTGTTGCTAGCAGTAAAGCATCAGCATTCATCGTAGGAGAGAGCGGTACAGGGAAAGAGGTCTGTGCTCATGCAATCCATCATGCAGGTCAGCGCCGTGACAAACCCTTTATTGCACTTAATTGTGCATCCATTCCAAAAGATCTTATAGAAAGTGAGATTTTTGGTCACACCAAAGGGGCGTTTACTGGCGCGATAGCCAATAGAGACGGTGCTGCGACAAGAGCCAATGGTGGAACCTTGTTTCTTGATGAAGTTTGCGAAATGGATCTCGAGCTGCAAAGTAAATTTTTACGCTTTATACAGACGGGAATTTTTCAGAGAGTGGGCGGCACAAAAGAAGAGAAAGTGGATGTGCGTTTTATCAGTGCGACTAATCGACTCCCATGGGAAGAGGTTAAAGCTGGCAGATTTAGAGAGGATCTTTTTTATCGTTTACATGTGATCCCCATTGAGTTACCGGCTTTAAGAGTGCGAGGGAAAGATGTGCTGTTACTCGCCCAAAAATTCTTAAAAGAATATAACGCCGAGGAAGGTAAGCAGTTTAAAAGTTTCAGTAGTGATGTTAAAAAGGTTTTTCAGGATTATCATTGGCCGGGAAATGTACGTCAACTACAAAATGTTATCAGACAAATAGTGGTGCTCAATGCAGCGACTGTCGTTGAGATGAGTATGTTGCCGTCTCAGCTACAAGGGGAAAAAGGCCCAAGCGCTAAGCTTGTCAGTCCAATTAACCGTGTACCAGATAGCAATATAGCAGCACAAGCTAATCGATATCAGTCACCAGAGCATACTAGCAATGTGAACGTTGGAAATTATGATGGATTTGCTTCGTTGGTCGAAGGAAGCCAGATATCAAATCAATCACATAAAGCATTAGCAGGTCAAAGTGGTGAGGACATTATTCCGTTATGGTTATCCGAGAAGCATACGATCGAGGCTGCCATTGAGCATTGTAATGGTAATGTGCCGAAAGCGGCCACCATGCTAGATATCAGCGCTTCAACGATTTACCGAAAGCGTCAGGGATGGGATGATTTGCAAGACGCAGCTTCTGAAAATTAG